From Vigna unguiculata cultivar IT97K-499-35 chromosome 5, ASM411807v1, whole genome shotgun sequence, the proteins below share one genomic window:
- the LOC114184597 gene encoding disease resistance protein At4g27190-like, translated as MTQEIYRVLSEGNFDKISKPPTIKEIQQVLKDPNICKIGLYGIDGVGKTTLMKELAKEVLKDGSFDVVAMAEVTDSPNVENIQGQIADALALKFDEETKEERMQKLRGRISKEKNILVILDDIWGQVDLAELGIPFGDDHKGCKLLLTSERLNVLKRQMGTQNNFRLEVLSDEDSWKLFEKIADQAIKSISTNKSVVELDEINSIVQNVPKCCNGFPLFIVVVAKALRTKDLSTWKDALKQLKGMNEKGHFEKVVCPLELGYRYLESDELRTLFLFIVSLGPGRIHTGELFSCYWGLYGDSHQLTKARNNYYKFIDDLRASSLLLEVEIEYVRMHDSVRDTAKAISSRTHLTYEVPKFTQKEQWDIDQLKKCHYINLPCYSLDEVPKKLDCPELKQMSLKSNLGQLTIPDNFFAGMGEVKVLNLHRMSFAPSPPPSFRLLKNLRSLNLYECVLDDITMVAELTSLEILSLERSKLQELPKEIGQLTRLRMLNLTNCYQLKSVPRYLIYSLVYLEELYMGNCNIQWEAEGVESQSNNPSLGELRKLDRLTTLDLSIHDASVLPTDMDVFKQLQRYNISIGNMWKWSSFWSCDAREISTTLKLVDSLNTEIFLNHGIQMLFTTIKDLSLAKINFSDDVFYELNREAFQHLRHLYVQNNTDSLESA; from the exons ATGACACAAGAGATTTATCGGGTCCTATCTGAAGGAAACTTTGACAAAATTTCTAAACCACcaacaataaaagaaattcaacaaGTGTTGAAAGATCCTAACATCTGCAAGATTGGGTTGTATGGGATTGATGGCGTGGGCAAAACAACACTGATGAAGGAGCTAGCTAAAGAAGTCCTGAAAGATGGTTCTTTTGATGTTGTAGCTATGGCTGAGGTAACTGATTCTCCAAATGTGGAAAATATTCAAGGCCAAATTGCTGATGCCTTGGCTTTGAAATTTGATGAAGAGACTAAAGAAGAGAGAATGCAAAAATTGCGTGGAAGGATAAGCAAGGAGAAGAATATTCTTGTTATTTTGGATGATATTTGGGGGCAAGTTGATTTGGCAGAACTGGGGATTCCTTTTGGTGATGACCATAAAGGATGCAAGTTATTGTTGACGTCTGAACGTCTTAATGTTCTTAAACGTCAAATGGGTactcaaaataattttagacTTGAGGTTCTATCTGATGAGGATAGTTGGAAGTTGTTTGAGAAGATTGCGGATCAAGCAATCAAATCAATTTCCACAAACAAAAGTGTTGTCGAATTGGATGAAATAAATTCCATTGTACAAAATGTGCCTAAGTGCTGCAATGGTTTCCCCCTTTTTATAGTTGTTGTAGCAAAGGCTTTAAGAACAAAGGACCTCTCTACATGGAAGGATGCTTTGAAGCAATTGAAAGGGATGAATGAAAAGGGACattttgaaaaagttgtgtGCCCTTTGGAATTAGGCTATCGTTATTTAGAAAGTGATGAACTGAGGACATTGTTCTTATTCATTGTTTCACTTGGACCTGGCCGTATACACACTGGAGAACTATTTTCATGCTATTGGGGGTTATATGGAGATTCACACCAATTAACAAAGGcaagaaataattattacaaatttattgaTGATCTTAGGGCATCTTCATTGTTGCTTGAAGTGGAAATTGAGTATGTTAGAATGCATGATAGTGTTCGTGACACGGCCAAAGCAATATCCTCAAGGACTCACCTGACTTATGAAGTACCAAAGTTTACACAAAAAGAACAATGGGATATAGATCAActtaaaaaatgtcattataTTAATTTGCCTTGTTATAGTTTAGATGAGGTTCCTAAGAAGCTAGATTGTCCAGAGTTGAAGCAAATGTCACTGAAAAGTAATCTTGGCCAATTGACAATCCCTGATAACTTTTTTGCTGGGATGGGAGAAGTGAAGGTTCTTAATTTACATCGAATGAGCTTTGCGCCTTCCCCACCTCCTTCTTTTCGTCTCTTGAAAAACCTTAGATCATTGAATCTATATGAGTGTGTATTGGATGATATAACAATGGTTGCAGAACTCACAAGTTTAGAAATTCTCTCCCTTGAAAGATCTAAACTTCAAGAGCTCCCAAAAGAAATAGGGCAATTGACTCGCCTTCGAATGTTGAATTTAACAAACTGCTATCAGTTAAAAAGCGTCCCCAGATATCTTATATATAGCTTAGTGTACTTGGAAGAGTTGTATATGGGGAATTGTAATATACAATGGGAGGCTGAAGGAGTAGAAAGCCAAAGCAACAACCCAAGTCTAGGTGAGCTAAGGAAATTGGACCGGCTTACAACTTTGGACTTGTCAATCCATGATGCTTCAGTTTTACCTACAGATATGGATGTATTTAAACAGCTACAACGATACAACATATCTATTGGCAATATGTGGAAGTGGTCTTCATTTTGGTCTTGCGATGCTCGGGAAATTTCAACAACTCTTAAGCTTGTTGACTCTTTGAATACAGAGATTTTTTTAAACCATGGGATACAAATGCTATTCACTACAATTAAGGACTTGAGCTTAgctaaaattaacttttctgATGATGTGTTTTATGAACTGAATAGGGAAGCTTTTCAACATTTGAGACATTTATATGTCCAAAACA ACACTGATTCTCTGGAATCTGCATAA
- the LOC114186140 gene encoding uncharacterized protein LOC114186140, translating to MEIFDCTAMEEIVCEEKLEDENLHNITDNAIHCFEKLRVIKVHGCHKLKKLLPYSLAKKLSQLQEMEIVNCTVMEEIIYEDENLHNMKDTDTLFFYKLQIIKVHGCHKLKILLPYSLAKNLSQLQEIEIFDCTDMEEIISEKKIEDENLHNVKDIGTHVFEKLQVLKVQGCYKLKILLPYSLAKNLSQLQEMEIFDCTNMEEIISKEKFENENLNHMEDIGTQFFENLQVINVQSCYKLKKLLPYALAKNLSQLQEMKISHCNVLEEIISEEKFEDGKEFPMIVLPKLHSLTLDTLPNLCSFSLPLEIDKDDGSISLPLFNQKVTSPKLDMLVIINMNRLKSIWHNQQAPNSVNNLKTIKITRCHALRNVFPTAMAKELLQLQVLEISMSMIEMIVEDIQGAPDNITFTKLEQLKLEYLPKLTKFCQEGYNFKFPSLQTVEVIGCPNLKSSGNLNLTTIAQLGLRGKNGQKDDELNNLFNEKVAMPNLEDLRLSNIGSHGKIWDEKLRVPFYSKNLKNLIEDDYRNHTESLFSSSTARALTKLKHLEILSCPALVEIFVQQEKATFPNLETLFINGMSGLQSIWNNLQGPNSFHKLNKIQIIGCRALHDVFPFVVAKELRQLKVLEISRSINIENIVVKSHRGGALGKHKNISDSVSMEFEEDDAVFTKLEENKGDDAIEIVFMELKELYLEHLLRLRSFCRESYNFKFPALEKASVIRCPNMQTFCHGNLITPSLSQVRFGWSQEDLRWDGDLNTTLKRRMNLESNIVTS from the exons ATGGAAATTTTCGATTGTACTGCCATGGAAGAGATCGTATGTGAGGAAAAACTTGAGGATGAAAATCTGCATAATATAACAGACAATGCCATACATTGTTTTGAAAAACTCCGAGTTATTAAAGTCCATGGTTGTCATAAATTGAAGAAGTTGCTTCCGTATTCCCTCGCTAAAAAACTTTCTCAACTTCAGGAGATGGAGATTGTCAACTGTACGGTTATGGAAGAGATCATATATGAGGATGAAAATCTACATAATATGAAAGACACTgacacactttttttttataaacttcaaATTATTAAAGTCCATGGCTGTCATAAATTGAAGATATTACTTCCATATTCCCTTGCTAAAAACCTTTCTCAACTTCAGGAGATTGAAATTTTTGACTGTACAGATATGGAAGAGATCATATCTGAGAAAAAAATTGAGGATGAAAATCTTCACAATGTGAAAGACATTGGCACGCATGTTTTTGAAAAACTTCAAGTTCTTAAAGTCCAGGGTTGTTATAAATTGAAGATATTACTTCCATATTCCCTTGCTAAAAACCTTTCTCAACTTCAAGAGATGGAAATTTTTGACTGTACAAATATGGAAGAGATCATATCAAAGGAAAAGTTTGAGAATGAAAATCTGAATCATATGGAAGACATTGGTACACAGTTTTTTGAAAATCTTCAAGTTATTAATGTCCAAAGTTGTTATAAGTTGAAGAAACTACTTCCGTATGCCCTTGCTAAAAACCTTTCTCAACTTCAGGAAATGAAAATTTCCCACTGTAATGTTCTAGAAGAGATCATATCGGAGGAAAAATTTGAGGATGGGAAAGAATTTCCCATGATTGTGCTCCCTAAATTGCATTCTCTTACCTTGGATACACTACCTAATCTTTGCAGTTTTAGTTTGCCATTGGAAATAGATAAGGATGATGGATCAATTTCGTTGCCATTATTCAATCAAAAG GTTACTTCCCCAAAATTGGATATGCTGGTTATCATCAACATGAATCGTTTGAAGTCAATATGGCACAATCAACAAGCTCCGAATTCTGTAAACAAtctgaaaacaataaaaattactaGATGTCATGCCTTGCGTAATGTTTTTCCTACTGCTATGGCTAAGGAGCTTCTCCAGCTCCAAGTGCTTGAAATATCCATGTCTATGATAGAGATGATTGTTGAAGATATTCAAGGCGCACCAGATAACATTACTTTCACAAAATTGGAGCAATTAAAATTGGAATATTTGCCAAAGCTCACAAAGTTTTGCCAAGAAGGTTACAACTTCAAATTTCCATCATTGCAAACAGTAGAGGTGATTGGATGTCCCAATTTGAAGTCTTCTGGTAATCTAAACTTAACCACCATAGCACAACTTGGATTGAGGGGTAAAAATGGTCAAAAGGATGATGAACTTAATAATTTGTTCAATGAAAAG GTTGCAATGCCCAACCTTGAAGACTTGAGGTTGTCTAACATCGGTTCACATGGGAAGATATGGGATGAAAAATTGCGAGTCCCCTTTTACAGTAAAAACTTGAAGAATTTGATTGAGGACGATTATCGTAATCACACAGAAAGTTTGTTCTCATCCTCCACAGCTAGAGCACTAACAAAACTGAAACATCTTGAGATTCTATCTTGTCCTGCTTTGGTGGAGATATTTGTCCAACAAGAGAAG GCTACATTCCCAAACTTGGAGACACTGTTTATCAATGGCATGAGTGGTTTGCAATCAATATGGAACAACCTGCAAGGTCCAAATTCTTTTCACAAgctaaataaaatacaaattattggATGTCGTGCCCTGCATGATGTATTTCCATTTGTTGTGGCCAAAGAGCTTCGACAACTTAAAGTGCTTGAAATATCGAGGTCTATTAACATAGAGAACATTGTTGTAAAGAGTCATAGAGGTGGCGCCCTTGGCAAGCATAAGAATATTAGTGATTCAGTTTCTATGGAATTTGAAGAAGATGATGCCGTTTTTAcgaaattagaagaaaataaaggtgATGATGCAATTGAGATAGTTTTTATGGAATTGAAAGAATTGTACTTGGAGCACTTACTAAGGCTTAGAAGCTTTTGCCGGGAAAGTTACAACTTCAAGTTTCCAGCCCTTGAAAAAGCAAGTGTGATTAGATGTCCCAATATGCAAACTTTTTGTCATGGAAATTTAATCACACCCTCTCTCTCACAAGTACGATTTGGATGGAGTCAAGAAGATCTTCGTTGGGACGGTGATCTTAATACCACTCTGAAAAG ACGTATGAATTTGGAGTCTAACATTGTAACATCATAG
- the LOC114183776 gene encoding putative callose synthase 8: MSEIVPAEPIEGIYFERGETSTASASTSEAPHVTLAITNGSSNEEYAPEPFDSERLPTVFASEIQRFLRVANLLGKEEPRVAYLCRVHAFVIAHNLDKNSSGRGVRQFKTSLLHRLEQDEHVTKKRGTSDIRELKSVYRAYRDYYIRHDKAFDLEQSRRQKLINARDIASVLFEVLKTVTDPAASQALIQGNGIHRKTEFNILPLEQGDIQHAIMQQPEIKAAIAVIRNVRGLPPAQDFNKHGAFVDLFDFLQHCFGFQEANVANQREHLILLLSNMQTRQTHNQTSVLKLGEGGVDELMRKFFKNYTNWCKFLERKSNIRLPFVKQEAQQYKILYIGLYLLIWGEAANLRFMPECLCYIFHHMAYELHGILSGAISLTTWEKVMPAYGGEPESFLNNVVTPIYTVIRKEVDNSNGGAADHSIWRNYDDLNEYFWSPECFKIGWPMRLDHDFFFVKLRTKPKPDVKNDLDRSPGKTKGKKKREKRDEEETEDKTEEIHEPQWLGKTNFVEIRSFWQIFRSFDRMWSFFILSLQAIIIIACHDLGSPLQLFDAIVFEDIISIFITSSALKLIQAILDIALLWKARHTMEYSQKVKLVTKLVLAIIWTIVLPVCYANSRRKYTCYSTKYGSLIEEWCFTSYMVAAAIYLTTNAVQVVLFFVPAVAKYIEVSNYKICRLLSWWTQPRIYVGRGMQEDQVSVLKYTLFWILVLSCKFLFSYSFEIKPLIAPTRQIMKIGVHYEWHELFPRVKSNAGAIVAVWSPVVIVYFMDTQIWYSVFCTIIGGLYGILHHLGEIRTLGMLRSRFDSLPSAFNVCLIPPSSKRGKKKRKGLLSNIFQKLPDEKNATAKFVVVWNQIVNQLRLEDLISNREMDLMMMPVSSELFSSKVRWPVFLLAYKFSTALTIAKDFEGKEEILVKKITKDKYMFYAVRECYQSLKYVLEILVEGSMEKRIICDILSEIEKSLQETTLLQNFNMKVLPALHAKVVELAELLMEGEKDNQHKVVKALLDIFELVANDMMVDSRILDMLHFPEQNECGFVYFRNDDQLFDTVEMNRDFYPFSNENSIQFPLPENGPMMEKIKRFHLLLTVKETAMDVPANLDARRRISFFATSLFTDMPDAPKVHNMMPFCVITPHYIEDINFSVKELGSDKEEDSIIFYMQKIYPDEWTNFLERMGCENRRSLEDEHKVEDLRLWASFRGQTLSRTVRGMMYYREALKLQAFLDMAEEEDILEGYETAERGNRALFARLEALADMKYTYVISCQSFASQKAMNDPRYQDMIDLMTRYPSLRVAYVEEKEEIVQGRPHKVYSSKLVKVVNGFEQTIYQIKLPGTPHLGEGKPENQNNAIIFTRGEALQTIDMNQDNYLEEALKMRNLLQEFLRRQGRRPPTILGLREHIFTGSVSSLAWFMSYQETSFVTIGQRLLANPLRVRFHYGHPDVFDRIFHITRGGISKASKTINLSEDVFAGFNSTLRRGCISYHEYLQIGKGRDVALNQISKFEAKVANGNCEQTISRDIFRLGRQFDFFRMLSCYFTTIGFYFSSLISVIGIYVFLYGQLYLVLSGLERALIVEARLKNVQSLETALASQSFIQLGLLTGLPMVMEIGLEKGFLTALKDFVLMQLQLAAVFFTFALGTKTHYYGRTLLHGGAKYRPTGRKVVFHASFTENYRLYSRSHFVKAFELLLLLIVYNMFRRSYQSNMAYVLITYAIWFMSLTWLCAPFLFNPAGFSWTKTVDDWKEWNKWIRQRGGIGIQQDKSWHSWWHDEQTHLRWSGLASKITEILLSLRFFIYQYGLVYHLDISQHSKNFLVYVLSWIVIVAIFLLVKAVNMGRNLLSANYQLGFRLFKAFLFLAVLALIFTLSIICQLSLMDLFVCCLAFMPTAWGLILIAQAVRPKIEHTGLWDFTRALAREFDYGMGIVLFGPIAILAWLPIIKAFHARFLFNEAFKRHLQIQPILSGKKKKHRT; this comes from the exons ATGTCAGAGATTGTGCCTGCAGAACCCATTGAAGGCATCTATTTCGAACGAGGAGAGACATCAACAGCATCAGCATCGACATCAGAGGCACCCCATGTCACGTTGGCCATTACCAATGGCAGCAGCAACGAGGAATATGCTCCAGAACCCTTTGACAGTGAAAGGTTGCCAACAGTTTTTGCTTCCGAAATTCAAAGGTTCCTTCGAGTGGCTAACTTGCTTGGAAAGGAGGAGCCTCGTGTTGCATATCTTT GCCGTGTTCATGCCTTTGTGATTGCACACAACTTGGACAAAAATTCTAGTGGAAGGGGTGTTAGACAATTCAAAACTTCACTACTTCATAGACTTGAACAG GATGAGCACGTTACAAAAAAGAGGGGAACAAGTGATATTCGTGAACTTAAGAGTGTTTACCGTGCCTACAGGGATTATTATATCAGACATGATAAAGCATTCGATCTAGAACAAAG TCGAAGACAGAAATTGATAAATGCACGAGATATTGCTTCTGTTCTGTTTGAAGTGCTAAAGACAGTTACAGATCCAGCTGCTTCTCAG GCACTTATTCAAGGAAATGGAATCCATAGAAAAACTGAATTTAACATTCTTCCACTTGAGCAAGGAGATATTCAGCATGCCATTATGCAGCAACCTGAG ATTAAGGCTGCCATTGCAGTTATTCGCAACGTTCGTGGTTTACCCCCAGCCCAAGATTTCAATAAGCATGGAGCCTTTGTGGATCTATTTGATTTTCTTCAGCATTGTTTTGGATTTCAG GAAGCCAATGTTGCCAACCAAAGGGAACATCTTATTCTACTCCTATCCAACATGCAGACTCGTCAAACTCACAACCAGACATCTGTTTTGAAG TTAGGGGAAGGAGGTGTGGATGAACTGATGAGAAAGTTTTTCAAAAACTATACCAACTGGTGTAAGTTTTTAGAGAGAAAAAGCAATATACG TTTACCTTTTGTGAAACAGGAAGCCCagcaatataaaattttgtacatTGGGCTTTACCTGCTCATATGGGGGGAGGCAGCTAATTTGAGATTCATGCCGGAATGTCTCTGCTATATTTTTCATCAT ATGGCATATGAATTGCACGGTATTTTAAGTGGTGCTATCAGCTTAACAACATGGGAAAAGGTCATGCCTGCGTATGGAGGAGAACCAGAGTCTTTCCTTAACAATGTTGTGACACCAATATACACTGTCATAAGAAAG gAAGTAGACAATAGCAATGGTGGGGCAGCTGATCATTCTATATGGAGAAACTATGATGATCTGAATGAGTATTTCTG GTCTCCTGAGTGTTTCAAAATTGGTTGGCCCATGCGTCTAGATCATGActttttctttgtaaaacttaGAACTAAACCAAAACCAGATGTCAAGAATGATCTTGATAGGTCACCTGGTAAAAcaaaagggaagaaaaaaagagaaaagagggaTGAAGAAGAAACAGAG GATAAAACAGAGGAAATCCATGAACCACAATGGCTGGGGAAGACAAATTTTGTAGAGATTCGTTCATTCTGGCAAATTTTTAGAAGCTTTGATAGAATGTGGAGCTTTTTTATTCTATCCCTTCAG GCCATAATAATCATTGCTTGTCATGACTTGGGCTCGCCACTGCAGTTGTTTGATGCAATAGTATTTGAGGATATTATTAGCATCTTCATCACCTCTTCAGCTCTAAAACTTATTCAAG CAATTTTAGACATTGCCCTTTTGTGGAAAGCAAGACATACGATGGAATATTCTCAAAAGGTGAAACTAGTGACGAAGCTGGTCTTAGCCATTATATGGACTATTGTCCTTCCTGTATGCTATGCTAATTCGAGAAGAAAATATACTTGTTATTCCACCAAGTATGGAAGTTTGATTGAGGAATGGTGCTTTACTTCCTATATGGTTGCAGCGGCAATATACCTGACAACTAATGCAGTTCAAGTTGTGTTATTTTTTGTCCCTGCTGTTGCCAAGTATATTGAGGTCTCTAATTACAAGATATGCAGACTTTTGTCTTGGTGGACTCAG CCTAGAATCTATGTTGGTCGAGGGATGCAGGAAGACCAGGTTTCCGTTTTAAA GTACACACTATTCTGGATACTGGTGTTATCTTGTAAATTTTTGTTTAGCTACAGTTTTGAG ATAAAACCACTCATAGCACCTACCAGACAGATTATGAAAATTGGGGTTCATTATGAATGGCATGAGCTTTTTCCAAGAG TCAAGAGCAATGCTGGTGCAATTGTAGCTGTATGGAGCCCTGTAGTAATT GTATATTTTATGGACACACAAATTTGGTATTCTGTTTTCTGTACAATAATTGGTGGACTTTATGGCATTCTGCATCACCTTGGTGAG ATAAGAACACTCGGAATGCTTAGAAGTAGATTTGACTCCTTACCTTCAGCATTCAACGTCTGTCTGATCCCACCATCTTCCAAACGtggtaaaaagaaaagaaaaggtctCCTCAGCAATATATTTCAGAAG TTGCCGGATGAAAAAAATGCCACTGCCAAATTTGTTGTAGTATGGAATCAAATAGTAAATCAGCTACGTCTTGAAGACTTGATCAGTAACAG AGAGATGGATTTGATGATGATGCCTGTGTCTTCTGAATTGTTTTCTTCCAAGGTTCGTTGGCCCGTTTTCCTCCTGGCATATAAG TTTTCTACAGCTTTGACCATTGCTAAAGATTTTGAGGGAAAGGAAGAGATTCTTGTGAAGAAAATCACAAAAGACAAATACATGTTTTATGCTGTAAGAGAGTGTTACCAGTCTCTAaaatatgttcttgaaattcTGGTTGAGGGTAGCATGGAGAAAAG GATCATATGTGATATACTGAGCGAAATTGAAAAGAGTCTCCAAGAAACAACTCTTCTGCAGAACTTTAACATGAAAGTTCTCCCAGCCCTACATGCTAAAGTTGTTGAGCTAGCTGAACTTCTG ATGGAAGGAGAAAAAGACAATCAGCACAAAGTTGTGAAAGCCCTGCTAGATATATTTGAATTGGTGGCAAATGATATGATGGTTGATTCCAG AATATTGGATATGCTCCACTTTCCCGAACAAAATGAGTGTGGCTTTGTCTATTTTAGAAATGATGATCAACTATTTGACACCGTGGAAATGAATAGGGATTTTTATCCATTTTCCAATGAGAATTCTATCCAATTTCCGTTGCCAGAAAACGGTCCTATGATGGAAAAG ATCAAGCGTTTTCATTTGTTGCTTACGGTCAAAGAAACAGCAATGGATGTGCCTGCAAACTTAGATGCTCGAAGACGCATATCATTCTTTGCTACTTCTCTGTTCACAGATATGCCTGATGCTCCAAAAGTTCACAATATGATGCCATTCTG TGTTATAACTCCACATTACATCGAGGACATTAATTTTTCGGTTAAGGAGCTTGGTTCAGATAAAGAGGAGGACTCCATCATCTTCTACATGCAAAAGATATATCCAG ATGAATGGACAAATTTTCTGGAACGCATGGGTTGTGAAAACCGACGAAGTTTAGAAGATGAACACAAAGTGGAAGATCTTAGACTGTGGGCTTCATTCCGTGGCCAAACACTAAGCAGAACAG TTAGAGGGATGATGTACTACAGAGAAGCCTTAAAATTACAAGCATTTCTTGACATGGCTGAAGAAGAAG ATATTCTTGAGGGTTATGAGACTGCTGAAAGAGGTAACCGCGCATTGTTTGCTCGTCTAGAAGCACTAGCAGACATGAAATACACCTATGTTATTTCCTGTCAATCATTTGCATCCCAAAAGGCTATGAATGATCCACGTTATCAAGATATGATCGACTTGATGACAAG GTATCCATCTCTTCGTGTTGCTTATGTTGAGGAAAAGGAAGAGATAGTGCAGGGTAGGCCTCACAAAGTATATTCATCTAAACTGGTTAAAGTTGTCAATGGTTTTGAACAG ACAATATATCAGATAAAACTACCAGGTACACCGCATCTTGGAGAAGGGAAGCCTGAAAACCAAAACAATGCAATAATATTCACTCGTGGTGAAGCACTCCAAACAATTGATATGAACCAA GATAATTACTTGGAAGAAGCTCTGAAGATGAGAAACCTTCTCCAAGAATTTCTTCGACGCCAAGGAAGGCGTCCTCCTACAATACTTGGCCTAAGGGAACACATTTTTACAGGAAG TGTGTCTTCTCTGGCTTGGTTCATGTCATATCAAGAGACCAGCTTTGTCACTATTGGTCAAAGGCTTCTGGCTAATCCTCTCAG GGTGCGGTTCCACTATGGCCATCCAGATGTATTTGATAGGATTTTTCATATCACAAGAGGAGGAATAAGCAAAGCATCTAAAACAATTAACTTGAGTGAGGATGTTTTTGCTG GATTCAATTCAACATTAAGACGAGGATGTATTTCCTATCATGAATACCTGCAAATTGGCAAAGGTCGTGATGTAGCTCTTAACCAAATCTCAAAATTTGAAGCTAAAGTAGCAAATGGAAACTGTGAGCAAACTATAAGCCGTGACATTTTCCGCCTTGGTAGGCAATTCGATTTTTTCCGGATGCTGTCATGCTATTTCACAACAATTGGATTTTACTTCAGCAGCTTG ATTTCAGTGATAGGAATATATGTATTTCTATACGGACAGCTATACCTGGTGCTTAGTGGGTTGGAAAGAGCACTTATCGTTGAGGCTCGACTGAAGAATGTGCAATCCTTAGAAACAGCTCTTGCCTCACAATCATTCATACAACTTGGACTTCTGACTGGGTTGCCAATGGTGATGGAAATAGGACTTGAAAAAGGTTTCCTGACAGCTTTAAAGGACTTTGTCCTGATGCAATTGCAGCTGGCTgctgttttcttcacttttgccCTTGGAACAAAAACACATTACTATGGACGAACGCTTTTGCATGGGGGTGCAAAGTACAGACCAACTGGACGTAAAGTTGTCTTCCATGCTAGCTTCACTGAGAACTATAGATTGTATTCAAGAAGCCACTTTGTTAAGGCATTTGAGTTATTGCTGCTGTTGATTGTTTATAACATGTTCAGGAGGTCCTACCAAAGTAACATGGCATATGTGTTGATAACGTATGCCATTTGGTTCATGTCTCTAACTTGGTTATGTGCACCTTTTCTTTTTAACCCTGCTGGCTTCAGTTGGACCAAGACCGTAGATGACTGGAAAGAGTGGAATAAATGGATCAGACAACGGGGTGGTATAGGAATTCAACAAGACAAAAGTTGGCATTCTTGGTGGCATGATGAGCAAACTCATCTTCGTTGGTCAGGTCTTGCTTCTAAGATTACTGAAATATTGCTTTCTCTCCGTTTTTTCATCTATCAGTATGGTCTCGTCTATCATCTAGACATCTCTCAGCATAGCAAGAACTTTCTGGTTTATGTCCTTTCGTGGATTGTCATTGTTGCAATTTTCCTCTTGGTCAAG GCCGTAAACATGGGAAGGAATTTACTCAGTGCTAACTATCAGCTTGGATTCAGACTTTTCAAAGCATTCTTGTTCCTGGCTGTTCTTGCCCTCATCTTTACTCTTTCTATTATATGTCAATTGTCATTGATGGACCTTTTCGTTTGCTGTCTAGCATTCATGCCAACTGCATGGGGATTGATACTG ATTGCACAAGCTGTAAGACCAAAGATAGAGCACACGGGGCTGTGGGACTTCACACGTGCACTTGCTAGAGAATTTGATTATGGAATGGGGATAGTTCTTTTCGGACCTATAGCTATTTTAGCATGGCTACCAATCATTAAAGCCTTCCATGCTCGTTTTCTTTTCAATGAGGCATTCAAAAGGCACTTACAAATTCAACCAATTCTATcaggaaaaaagaagaagcacaGGACTTGA